The genome window ACATAAACCGACCCTACCAGGCTACTGCCTAAAGAGGTAGCCAGGTTAATTCGCTGTGATTCGCCGCCCGAAAGTGTGTTCGACAGCCGGTTAAGTGTTAAATAGCTTAACCCAACATCATTCAAAAATAAAAGCCGGTTGGTTATTTCCATCAGCAGGCGCTTGCCCACTTTTGTATCAGTTTCGTTTAGCTCAATGGTTTTAAAAAAATCAAGGGCCCTGTCCAGCGGCATCAACACCACATCGGTTATTGATTTTCCGTTAATTTTAACATACGATGCATCTTGCCTTAACCGGCTGCCCTTGCATTCAGGGCAGGTAGTTTTACCGCGATAGCGCGATAGTAAAACCCGGTATTGGATCTTGTAGGTTTGTTCTTCCATTTCCTTGAAAAACGAATCAAGGCCCTGGAAATAACTGTTGCCGGTCCACAGTAAACGTTGTTGCGGTTCGGTAAGCTGGTTATATTGCCGATGAATGGGAAAATCAAATTTCAAAGCGTTTTTTACCAGCTTCTCATTCCACTCACGCATTTTTTCACCGCGCCAGGGGGCTATGGCGCCTTCATAAATACTTTTGCTCTTATCGGGAATCACCAGGTCCTCGTCAATTCCAATCACTTTTCCATATCCCTCGCAGCGCTTACAGGCACCGTAAGGGTTATTAAAACTGAAAAAATTTGGCGAAGGCTCTTCAAAGCGGATGCCGTCGAGTTCAAACCTGTCGCAAAAAAAGCGTTCCGTTTCCTCTTCTGCATCCAGTTCTCGGTAACGCACATAACAATCGCCTTTGCCTTCAAAAAAAGCAGTTTGAATAGAATCGCCCAAACGGCTTACCGTCTCATCTTCCTCATTTTTGGAGATTCTATCGATAACAATGCGTACCGTGGTTGATATTTGTGCCGAAAGGTTAACAGTGCCGGTTTCGGCAGGCTCAGTTTCTTTAGTTTTCTTGCTTTTACCTTTCGGTTTTAATACTTCAGCTTTTGCCTCGGTTTCAACCTCTTCTACCAGCCAGCTGCCATCGTCAACAATGCTCATATCCTCCAGCAGGTCCTCAATTTTTGACAGCTTGCCGCGAAACTCCACCCGTACAAATCCTTTTTGCATCAATACCGCCAGTTCTTCTTTTAAACTGCGGTTGTTATGCGGGTATAACGGGCATAGTATAGTTACCTGCGTTTCGGCCGGCAAAGCCATAATAAAGTTGATCACATCGGTTACCGAATCTTTTTTTACGATGCCGCCTGATACCGGCGAAATGGTTTTTCCAATGCGCGAGAACAGGAGTTTTAAATAATCATAGATCTCGGTAGAGGTACCTACCGTTGAGCGCGGATTTGAAGTAATAACCTTTTGTTCAATGGCAATGGCAGGGGCAATGCCTTTTATATAATCAACATCCGGCTTGTTCATGCGGCCTAAAAATTGGCGCGCGTACGACGAAAGGCTCTCCACATACCGGCGTTGGCCTTCGGCATAAAGGGTGTCAAAGGCAAGTGATGATTTCCCCGAGCCTGACATACCCGTTACCACCACCAGCTTATTTTTAGGTATGGCCACATCCATATTCTTAAGGTTGTGCACCCGGGCCCCCTTAATAATAATATGTTTTTTAGGATCTTTATCTGCTTCTTTGATCATTTTGTGTTGTCCATGGTCCATGGTCGATAGTCCATAGCAGCAATATTTCCATGGTCTATGGACTATTGACTACGGCCTTACTTCCAAACCGCAAAAATCCTAAAATATTTAGCAGTATCCAAATGGGTTTATGATTAGTATTGAGTTATTTACCCTTTTATTAAATTGTTTGCACTGTACTGACAATTAGCATGAAACCTTTTTAATTAGTTACTGTCTATTAATTAACCATATAAATCGCTTTAATATTTTATAGTTAAAAATAATATTTGTTTTTTACGTGATAATTCGTTTTATTTGGATTAACAATTTCTTAATCCCTAAAAGATAGCGCTATAGATAAAACTCTACTTAAATAAAAATATTTTAATAAATTAAGCTTAGTAGTTTTTTCTATGGATTTTCAATTGAAAAGTGACCAGGATTTAATCCATCTTTATATTGCTGGTGATGAAGCAGGGCTGGTGGAATTAATCCGCCGCTATCAATCAAAAATATACACTTCTGTTTACTTACTTGTAAAAGACGAATACCTTGCTGAGGATATTTTTCAGGATACTTTTATTAAAGTAATTAATACTTTAAAGGCCGGAAAATATAACGAAGAAGGTAAGTTTTTGCCATGGGTAACGCGGATTGCACACAATTTGGTGATCGACCATTTTCGCCGCGAAAAGCGCGCACCAACG of Mucilaginibacter xinganensis contains these proteins:
- the uvrA gene encoding excinuclease ABC subunit UvrA → MIKEADKDPKKHIIIKGARVHNLKNMDVAIPKNKLVVVTGMSGSGKSSLAFDTLYAEGQRRYVESLSSYARQFLGRMNKPDVDYIKGIAPAIAIEQKVITSNPRSTVGTSTEIYDYLKLLFSRIGKTISPVSGGIVKKDSVTDVINFIMALPAETQVTILCPLYPHNNRSLKEELAVLMQKGFVRVEFRGKLSKIEDLLEDMSIVDDGSWLVEEVETEAKAEVLKPKGKSKKTKETEPAETGTVNLSAQISTTVRIVIDRISKNEEDETVSRLGDSIQTAFFEGKGDCYVRYRELDAEEETERFFCDRFELDGIRFEEPSPNFFSFNNPYGACKRCEGYGKVIGIDEDLVIPDKSKSIYEGAIAPWRGEKMREWNEKLVKNALKFDFPIHRQYNQLTEPQQRLLWTGNSYFQGLDSFFKEMEEQTYKIQYRVLLSRYRGKTTCPECKGSRLRQDASYVKINGKSITDVVLMPLDRALDFFKTIELNETDTKVGKRLLMEITNRLLFLNDVGLSYLTLNRLSNTLSGGESQRINLATSLGSSLVGSVYVLDEPSIGLHPRDTQRLIGVLKSLRDVGNTVLVVEHEEEIMKAADHILDIGPEAGTHGGNLMFTGTYDEIIKDDNSLTGRYLSGKEEIAIPKSRRKWNDFIEIKGARENNLQHVNAKFPLGVLTVVTGVSGSGKTSLVKRILAPALQKTLGNYNGEQTGAYDSIEGDYQKIEQVEMVDQNPIGRSSRSNPVTYVKAWDEIRNLYAALPVSKAAGLKPSAFSFNVEGGRCDVCQGEGEVKIEMQFMADIFLTCETCGGKRFKQHILDVTYNEKNVSEVLNLTIEEALEFFAKEPKIIGKIKPLMDVGLGYVQLGQSSNTLSGGEAQRIKLASFLVKGNNTHKTLFIFDEPTTGLHFADIKKLLKSFDALLEHGNTIIVIEHNMDVIKCADWVIDIGPEGGDRGGKVVFEGVPENLTKEKDSYTGKFLKERF
- a CDS encoding RNA polymerase sigma factor, coding for MDFQLKSDQDLIHLYIAGDEAGLVELIRRYQSKIYTSVYLLVKDEYLAEDIFQDTFIKVINTLKAGKYNEEGKFLPWVTRIAHNLVIDHFRREKRAPTISNGDDFDIFEVLGNYDESTEDRMVREQTYKDLKSLIHLLPAEQKEVLIMRHFGDMSFKEIADITDVSINTALGRMRYALNNLRKMMQSKEMSLKN